One stretch of Bosea vaviloviae DNA includes these proteins:
- the nagZ gene encoding beta-N-acetylhexosaminidase, with amino-acid sequence MTSRAFIAGCLGTSLTQDERAFFKEARPWGFILFKRNTQSPEQVAALTAQMRETVGWHAPILIDQEGGRVQRMGPPHWPAYPPARAFLGINDPVQQREIVRLSARLMAHDLKSVGIDVDCLPVLDVPVAGSHDVIGNRAYAHEPDMIARLGRAAAEGLIAGGVLPVIKHMPGHGRAKADSHHDLPVVEASLAELRASDFRPFRHLADMPMAMTAHVVFTALDPKHPATVSKTIVREIMRGELGFDGLIMTDDISMKALAGGFAQKARAAIRAGVDVVLHCHGIMEEMVAIAGAVPEMTGARGRRAAMALARIRHEPEPLDVDEARAQLASALALSA; translated from the coding sequence ATGACCTCACGCGCCTTCATCGCCGGCTGCCTCGGCACGAGCCTGACCCAGGACGAGCGCGCCTTCTTCAAGGAGGCGCGGCCCTGGGGTTTCATCCTGTTCAAGCGCAACACGCAAAGCCCTGAGCAGGTCGCGGCCCTGACGGCGCAGATGCGCGAGACCGTCGGCTGGCACGCGCCGATCCTGATCGATCAGGAGGGCGGGCGGGTCCAGCGCATGGGGCCGCCGCATTGGCCGGCCTACCCGCCGGCGCGGGCGTTCCTGGGTATCAATGATCCCGTGCAACAGCGTGAAATCGTGCGGCTTTCGGCGCGGTTGATGGCGCACGACCTGAAATCCGTCGGCATCGATGTCGATTGCCTGCCGGTACTCGACGTGCCCGTCGCCGGCAGCCACGACGTCATCGGCAACCGCGCCTATGCGCATGAGCCCGACATGATCGCGCGGCTCGGCCGGGCGGCGGCCGAGGGGCTGATTGCGGGCGGTGTGCTGCCGGTGATCAAGCACATGCCTGGCCATGGCCGCGCCAAGGCTGACAGCCATCACGACCTGCCGGTGGTCGAGGCCTCGCTGGCGGAATTGCGGGCGAGCGATTTCCGCCCGTTCCGGCATCTCGCCGACATGCCGATGGCGATGACGGCCCATGTCGTCTTCACTGCGCTGGACCCGAAGCATCCGGCGACGGTGTCGAAGACGATCGTCCGCGAGATCATGCGCGGCGAACTCGGCTTCGACGGCTTGATCATGACCGACGATATCTCGATGAAGGCGCTCGCGGGCGGCTTCGCGCAGAAGGCCAGGGCAGCGATCCGCGCCGGCGTCGATGTCGTGCTGCATTGCCACGGCATCATGGAGGAGATGGTGGCGATCGCCGGCGCTGTGCCGGAGATGACAGGTGCGCGCGGCCGCCGTGCCGCCATGGCGCTCGCCCGCATCCGGCACGAGCCCGAGCCTCTGGATGTGGACGAAGCGAGGGCGCAGCTTGCAAGCGCGCTTGCCTTGAGCGCCTGA
- the tatB gene encoding Sec-independent protein translocase protein TatB, translating into MFDIAWSELMLIGAVALVVIGPKDLPKAMRTVGQVVGKVRRMASEFQGQFNDAMREAELHDLKKQVEDVGGSVSSAMNSDYKPIDMPNEPASTGLDDAQLKEAEAKLAALPAPEPLPEVVIAPAPIADAATEEKPKRKRAPKAEPAAVVEMVEPAKAPRKSKAKVSEPEDGSAA; encoded by the coding sequence ATGTTCGACATCGCCTGGAGCGAATTGATGCTGATCGGGGCGGTTGCGCTCGTCGTGATCGGCCCCAAGGATCTGCCCAAAGCTATGCGCACTGTCGGCCAGGTGGTCGGCAAGGTGCGCCGCATGGCCAGCGAGTTCCAGGGCCAGTTCAATGACGCGATGCGCGAGGCTGAACTCCACGACCTGAAGAAGCAGGTCGAGGATGTCGGCGGCTCGGTGTCTTCAGCCATGAACTCCGACTACAAACCGATCGATATGCCTAACGAACCCGCCTCGACGGGCCTCGACGACGCGCAGCTCAAGGAGGCCGAGGCCAAGCTCGCGGCCCTGCCAGCGCCTGAGCCCTTGCCCGAGGTCGTGATCGCGCCCGCACCGATCGCGGACGCTGCAACTGAAGAGAAGCCGAAGCGCAAGCGTGCGCCCAAGGCGGAGCCTGCGGCGGTGGTGGAAATGGTCGAACCTGCCAAGGCCCCGCGCAAGAGCAAGGCCAAAGTCAGCGAACCCGAAGACGGGAGCGCAGCATGA
- a CDS encoding segregation and condensation protein A — MAAQLPFEDDGPRREDEPALLVDVDGYEGPLDLLLDLARRQKVDLHRISILALAEQYLVFVEQARALRLELAADYLVMAAWLAYLKSRLLLPEPPKGEEPSAADLATALALRLRRLEAIREASRRLASRELLGQDVFARGAPEPIVAGARPIWEAELYDLLSAYAQQRQRRVQGHISVGHRIVWSLVEAREALQRLVGEAGDWTAIDPYLARYMSSHGLPVREMAATVRASALSAMLEMVKEGALDLRQDEAFAPLYLRRRSARPPALPL, encoded by the coding sequence ATGGCGGCGCAACTGCCATTCGAGGATGACGGCCCGCGCCGTGAGGACGAGCCCGCGCTCCTCGTCGATGTCGACGGCTATGAAGGTCCGCTCGACCTGCTGCTCGATCTGGCGCGGCGCCAGAAGGTCGATCTGCACCGCATCTCGATCCTGGCCCTGGCCGAGCAATATCTCGTCTTCGTCGAGCAGGCGCGGGCGCTCAGGCTCGAACTGGCGGCCGACTATCTCGTGATGGCGGCCTGGCTGGCCTATCTCAAATCACGCCTGCTCTTGCCTGAACCGCCCAAGGGCGAAGAGCCGAGCGCGGCCGACCTTGCCACCGCGCTCGCCTTGCGCCTGCGCCGGCTGGAGGCGATCCGCGAAGCGTCGCGCCGGCTCGCCTCGCGCGAATTGCTGGGGCAGGATGTTTTTGCGCGCGGCGCGCCCGAGCCGATCGTGGCGGGCGCGCGCCCGATCTGGGAGGCCGAGCTCTATGATCTGCTCTCGGCCTATGCGCAGCAGCGCCAGAGGCGCGTTCAGGGGCATATCTCCGTCGGCCACCGCATCGTCTGGTCGCTGGTCGAGGCGCGCGAGGCCTTGCAGCGTCTCGTCGGCGAGGCGGGCGATTGGACCGCGATAGACCCCTATCTTGCGCGCTACATGAGCTCGCATGGCCTGCCGGTGCGCGAGATGGCAGCGACCGTCAGGGCCTCGGCGTTGTCGGCGATGCTGGAGATGGTGAAGGAGGGGGCGCTCGATCTGCGTCAGGACGAAGCCTTCGCGCCGCTCTATCTGCGCCGCCGCTCGGCGCGGCCGCCGGCCTTGCCATTGTGA
- the scpB gene encoding SMC-Scp complex subunit ScpB produces the protein MTVAMTERFDEEDDGGEAEVLALATRIVEALLFASAMPLSAEELARSVPAGVDVAQVLEHLIELYAPRGVNLRLVAGGYAFRTAPDLGYLLAAEAEPPRKLSRAALEVLSIIAYHQPVTRAEIEEIRGVATAKGTLDILLEAGWVRLRGRRRSPGRPVTYGTTPGFLDHFGLDRIDDLPGLDELKGSGFIEGRLTKDLSVPIPDDDPDLRADEDPLGDLFTPLDDGEGPPHRADE, from the coding sequence ATGACAGTGGCAATGACCGAGCGTTTCGACGAGGAGGACGATGGCGGCGAGGCCGAGGTTCTGGCCCTGGCGACGCGCATCGTCGAGGCGCTGCTCTTCGCCTCGGCCATGCCGTTGAGCGCCGAGGAACTGGCGCGCTCGGTGCCGGCCGGCGTCGATGTGGCGCAGGTGCTGGAGCATCTGATCGAGCTTTATGCGCCGCGCGGGGTGAATCTGCGCCTGGTCGCCGGCGGGTATGCCTTCCGCACCGCGCCCGATCTCGGCTATCTCCTGGCGGCCGAGGCGGAGCCGCCGCGCAAATTGTCGCGGGCGGCGCTCGAGGTGCTCTCGATCATCGCCTATCACCAGCCGGTGACGCGGGCCGAGATCGAGGAGATTCGCGGCGTCGCCACCGCCAAGGGCACGCTCGACATCCTGCTGGAGGCAGGCTGGGTGCGCCTGCGCGGCCGCCGGCGCTCGCCCGGCCGGCCGGTGACCTATGGCACGACGCCAGGTTTCCTTGACCATTTCGGTCTCGACCGCATCGACGACCTGCCCGGCCTCGACGAGCTCAAGGGCTCGGGCTTCATCGAGGGGCGGCTGACCAAGGACCTCTCCGTGCCAATTCCCGACGATGATCCGGATCTGCGCGCCGACGAGGATCCGCTCGGCGACCTGTTCACGCCGCTTGACGACGGCGAAGGGCCGCCGCACAGGGCGGATGAGTAA
- the serS gene encoding serine--tRNA ligase produces the protein MYDIKWIRENAEAFDTGLKRRGLEPLSSSLLALDDTRRSAIAKAQSAQERRNALSKEIGKAMGAKDVALADSLKAEVASLKELQPALEAQEKAAVEVLNEQLAAIPNLPHDDVPEGADEHGNVVKSVHGEAPEKTGGRLFGFNQLKEHYELGEALGQMDFETAAKLSGSRFVVLSQRLARLNRAIGQFMLDTHTEEHGYTEVNPPLMVRDDAMFGTAQLPKFREDQFRAGEDHWLIPTAEVPLTNLVRESILSEEELPRRYTALTPCFRSEAGSAGRDTRGMLRQHQFEKVELVSITAPEKSREEHERMLACAEAVLKKLDLHYRVMTLCTGDMGFASQKTYDIEVWLPGQKTYREISSCSVCGDFQARRMNARYRAGEGGSPRFVHTLNGSGTAVGRALIAVMENYQNADGSITVPDALVPYMRGVTRIEKA, from the coding sequence ATGTACGATATCAAATGGATTCGCGAGAACGCCGAGGCGTTCGATACCGGCTTGAAGAGGCGGGGGCTCGAGCCGCTGTCGTCGTCGCTGCTCGCCCTTGACGACACTCGCCGCTCGGCCATCGCCAAGGCGCAAAGCGCGCAGGAACGCCGCAACGCCCTCTCCAAGGAGATCGGCAAGGCGATGGGCGCCAAGGATGTCGCGCTTGCCGACAGCCTGAAGGCCGAGGTCGCCAGCTTGAAGGAATTGCAGCCGGCGCTGGAAGCGCAGGAGAAGGCGGCGGTCGAAGTGCTGAACGAGCAGCTCGCCGCGATCCCGAACCTGCCCCATGACGACGTGCCCGAGGGCGCCGACGAGCATGGCAATGTCGTGAAATCGGTGCATGGCGAGGCGCCGGAGAAGACCGGTGGCCGGCTCTTCGGCTTCAACCAGCTCAAGGAACATTACGAGCTCGGCGAAGCGCTCGGCCAGATGGATTTCGAGACGGCGGCGAAGCTGTCGGGCTCGCGTTTCGTCGTGCTGAGTCAGCGGCTTGCTCGGCTCAACCGGGCGATCGGGCAGTTCATGCTCGACACGCATACGGAGGAGCATGGCTATACCGAGGTCAACCCACCGCTGATGGTGCGGGACGATGCGATGTTCGGTACGGCGCAATTGCCGAAGTTTCGCGAAGATCAGTTCAGGGCGGGCGAGGATCACTGGCTCATCCCCACAGCCGAAGTTCCGCTCACCAACCTCGTGCGTGAATCGATCCTCTCCGAGGAAGAGCTGCCGCGCCGCTATACTGCGCTGACGCCCTGTTTCCGGTCTGAGGCCGGCTCTGCGGGGCGCGATACGCGCGGCATGCTGCGCCAGCACCAGTTCGAGAAGGTCGAACTGGTCTCGATCACCGCGCCTGAAAAATCGCGCGAGGAGCATGAGCGCATGCTGGCTTGCGCCGAGGCCGTGCTGAAGAAGCTCGATCTGCATTATCGCGTGATGACGTTGTGCACCGGCGATATGGGCTTTGCCTCGCAGAAGACCTACGACATCGAGGTCTGGCTGCCGGGACAGAAGACCTATCGCGAGATCTCGTCCTGCTCGGTCTGCGGCGATTTCCAGGCGCGGCGGATGAACGCGCGCTACCGTGCGGGCGAGGGCGGCAGCCCCCGCTTCGTCCACACGCTGAACGGCTCGGGCACGGCGGTCGGCCGGGCGCTGATCGCGGTGATGGAGAACTACCAGAACGCCGACGGTTCGATCACGGTGCCCGACGCGCTGGTGCCCTATATGCGCGGCGTGACGCGGATCGAGAAGGCGTAA
- the tatC gene encoding twin-arginine translocase subunit TatC has product MSVVNAKDGEDEIEASRAPLIDHLIELRARLIKSMIAFLLMFFICFAVSTQIYNILVQPYVWAAGSTANAQLIYTGPLELLFTHIKVAAFGAGFFAFPVIATQVYKFVAPGLYKNEKAAFAPYLVATPVFFTLGAALVFFFAMPVLMRFSLGMQQAATETQAGIALLPKVSEYLSLIMTLIFAFGVAFQLPVVLTLLGQAGIIDSQFLKDKRRYAIVFVFVIAAVLTPPDVISQLMLAVPMLLLYELSIFSVRYVENKRAAKKAAEDAAAE; this is encoded by the coding sequence ATGAGCGTCGTCAATGCGAAGGACGGCGAGGACGAGATCGAGGCCTCGCGCGCGCCGCTGATCGACCATCTGATCGAGCTCAGGGCGCGGCTGATCAAGTCGATGATCGCCTTCCTGCTGATGTTCTTCATCTGCTTTGCCGTCTCGACACAGATCTACAACATCCTGGTGCAGCCCTATGTCTGGGCAGCCGGGAGCACCGCGAACGCGCAGCTCATCTATACTGGCCCGCTCGAACTGCTCTTCACCCATATCAAGGTGGCGGCGTTCGGGGCCGGCTTCTTCGCCTTTCCGGTGATCGCGACGCAGGTCTACAAATTCGTCGCGCCGGGCCTCTATAAGAATGAGAAGGCGGCGTTCGCGCCCTATCTCGTGGCGACGCCGGTGTTCTTCACGCTGGGTGCCGCGCTGGTCTTCTTCTTCGCCATGCCGGTGCTGATGAGGTTCTCGCTCGGCATGCAACAGGCCGCGACCGAGACCCAGGCCGGCATCGCGCTCCTGCCCAAGGTCAGCGAATATCTCTCGCTGATCATGACGTTGATCTTCGCCTTCGGCGTCGCCTTCCAGCTGCCGGTGGTGCTGACGCTGCTCGGACAGGCGGGGATCATCGATTCGCAGTTCCTGAAGGACAAGCGCCGCTACGCCATCGTCTTCGTCTTCGTCATCGCCGCGGTGCTGACGCCGCCGGACGTGATCTCGCAGCTGATGCTCGCCGTGCCGATGCTGCTGCTCTACGAGCTCTCGATATTCTCGGTGCGCTATGTCGAGAACAAGCGGGCTGCCAAGAAGGCGGCGGAGGACGCTGCCGCGGAGTGA
- a CDS encoding ABC transporter ATP-binding protein: MVPNELERILASNETKARWLSWGRRGTAGAAIPMALGFDQVTQRFGDVTALSEVSLSIEPGEVVALLGQSGCGKTTLLRLAAGVERPSSGRVLLEGSDVSSPQSFVEPEQRGVGLVFQDYALFPHLSVRENVRFGLRGYDETSAEATALRAIARVGLADLSEAYPHMLSGGEQQRVALARAIAPRPGVLLMDEPFSNLDRRLRDVVRDETAALLKETGATSIIVTHDPEDAMRIADRIVLMRAGRIVQVGTGEQLYRQPNSLFAARFFCDFTEIEGRVLRGAVDTPVGRFPAGDLGEGAQAVVCIRPQAIRLTPKGFCLPGRVVTRRFLGEVDHVLLAVSGFDRPLLARVSLTGSVREGDDVGIDIPTDEVLVFPAGDT, translated from the coding sequence GTGGTTCCGAATGAACTGGAACGGATTTTGGCGTCGAATGAGACCAAGGCGCGCTGGCTGAGCTGGGGCAGGCGGGGGACGGCCGGCGCCGCGATCCCGATGGCGCTGGGATTCGATCAGGTGACGCAGCGCTTCGGCGATGTGACGGCCTTGAGCGAGGTCAGCCTGTCCATCGAGCCCGGCGAGGTCGTGGCCCTGCTTGGCCAGTCGGGCTGCGGCAAGACGACGCTGCTCAGGCTGGCGGCCGGCGTCGAGCGGCCGAGTTCCGGGCGCGTGCTGCTGGAGGGCAGCGATGTGTCCTCGCCGCAAAGCTTCGTCGAGCCGGAGCAGCGCGGCGTCGGGCTGGTCTTCCAGGACTATGCGCTGTTCCCGCATCTGAGCGTGCGCGAGAATGTCCGCTTCGGCCTGCGCGGCTATGACGAGACATCCGCCGAGGCCACCGCGTTGCGCGCCATCGCCCGCGTCGGTCTCGCCGATCTCAGCGAGGCTTATCCACATATGTTGTCGGGCGGCGAGCAGCAGCGCGTCGCGCTGGCCCGCGCCATAGCGCCGCGCCCCGGCGTGCTCTTGATGGACGAACCCTTCTCCAATCTTGACCGGCGCCTGCGCGATGTGGTGCGCGACGAGACGGCGGCGCTGCTCAAGGAAACCGGCGCGACCTCGATCATCGTGACGCATGATCCCGAGGATGCGATGCGCATCGCCGACCGCATCGTGCTGATGCGCGCAGGCAGGATCGTTCAGGTCGGCACGGGCGAACAGCTCTACCGTCAGCCCAACAGCCTCTTTGCCGCCCGATTCTTCTGCGATTTTACCGAGATAGAAGGCCGTGTCCTGCGCGGAGCGGTGGATACGCCGGTGGGGCGGTTTCCGGCGGGCGATCTCGGCGAAGGCGCGCAGGCCGTGGTCTGCATTCGGCCGCAAGCGATCCGATTGACGCCGAAGGGGTTCTGCCTGCCTGGCCGTGTCGTGACGCGGCGCTTCCTCGGCGAGGTCGATCACGTCCTGCTCGCGGTCTCGGGCTTCGACCGGCCGCTGCTCGCGCGGGTCTCGCTCACCGGGAGCGTTCGCGAGGGCGACGATGTCGGCATCGATATTCCGACGGATGAAGTTCTTGTGTTCCCTGCAGGGGACACATAG
- a CDS encoding twin-arginine translocase TatA/TatE family subunit has translation MGGVSIWHWIVVGVIVMLLFGRGKVSELMGDVAKGIKSFKKGMADDDEPATPPPSATPADPRVIDQATTSNPAAAKAEHKA, from the coding sequence ATGGGTGGCGTCAGTATCTGGCACTGGATCGTCGTCGGCGTCATCGTGATGCTGCTGTTCGGGCGCGGCAAGGTTTCCGAGCTGATGGGCGACGTTGCCAAGGGCATCAAATCCTTCAAGAAGGGCATGGCCGACGATGACGAGCCGGCCACGCCGCCGCCGAGTGCTACTCCGGCGGATCCCCGGGTCATCGACCAGGCGACCACGAGCAATCCCGCTGCGGCCAAGGCCGAGCACAAGGCCTGA
- a CDS encoding TRAP transporter substrate-binding protein has protein sequence MDRRTFVKAAGTGAAVGGTAIAAPAIAQSQPKVSWRLTSSYPKSLDTLYGLSTQVAKRVGELTDNQFQIQVFAPGEIVPGLQALDAVQNGTVECSHTLSSFYIGKDPAFAFETSLPFGFNTRQQNAWLYQGGGLELCRAFMKGYNCYTIPSGNTGAQMGGWFRKEIKTLEDLKGLKFRIAGLGGRIMARLGVVPQQIAGGDIYPALERGTLDAVEFSGPLDDEKLGFQRVAKYYYYPGFWEGCANVSFIANLDKWNDLPPAYKAALEAACSEANALCVAKYDHGNPDALLRLAAAGAELRPFPQEVMQAAFKEAFALYGELAAGNPAFKTFYDSFLPYWKKEQLWFRVAELPFDAFNAQMSAQMR, from the coding sequence ATGGATCGCCGTACATTCGTCAAGGCCGCAGGCACGGGCGCCGCAGTCGGTGGCACAGCCATCGCCGCTCCCGCCATCGCCCAGTCGCAGCCCAAGGTCAGCTGGCGCCTAACCTCGAGCTATCCCAAGAGCCTGGACACGCTCTATGGCCTCAGCACGCAGGTCGCCAAGCGCGTCGGCGAGCTCACCGACAACCAGTTCCAGATCCAGGTGTTTGCGCCCGGCGAGATCGTGCCCGGCCTGCAGGCGCTCGACGCCGTCCAGAACGGCACGGTCGAGTGCAGCCATACGCTGTCGAGCTTTTATATCGGCAAGGACCCGGCCTTCGCTTTCGAGACCTCGCTGCCCTTCGGCTTCAATACGCGCCAGCAGAACGCCTGGCTCTATCAGGGCGGCGGGCTCGAGCTGTGCCGCGCCTTCATGAAGGGCTATAACTGCTACACGATCCCCTCCGGCAACACCGGCGCCCAGATGGGCGGCTGGTTCCGCAAGGAGATCAAGACGCTCGAAGACTTGAAGGGGCTGAAATTCCGCATCGCGGGCCTCGGCGGGCGCATCATGGCGCGGCTCGGCGTCGTGCCGCAGCAGATCGCCGGCGGCGACATCTATCCGGCTCTGGAGCGCGGCACGCTCGACGCCGTCGAGTTTTCCGGTCCGCTCGACGACGAAAAGCTCGGTTTCCAGCGCGTCGCGAAATATTACTACTATCCGGGATTCTGGGAGGGCTGCGCCAATGTCAGCTTCATCGCCAATCTCGACAAGTGGAACGATCTGCCGCCGGCCTACAAGGCCGCGCTCGAAGCCGCCTGCTCGGAGGCCAACGCCTTGTGCGTGGCCAAATACGACCACGGCAATCCCGATGCCCTGTTGCGGCTGGCCGCCGCCGGCGCCGAATTGCGCCCCTTCCCGCAGGAGGTGATGCAGGCGGCGTTCAAGGAGGCCTTCGCGCTTTATGGCGAGCTCGCCGCGGGCAACCCGGCCTTCAAGACGTTCTATGATTCGTTCCTGCCCTATTGGAAGAAGGAGCAGCTCTGGTTCCGCGTCGCCGAGCTGCCTTTCGACGCCTTCAACGCCCAGATGTCGGCGCAGATGCGCTGA